A single genomic interval of Clostridium facile harbors:
- a CDS encoding DUF2953 domain-containing protein: protein MWKIILLCVLLFLLLLLSIKVSLSFWLENEEYQVSLKILFFKKKLFSSEDEEEEPASSNQAETVQKKKTSFAEEERKPSDIGQSKDSYERNNKQKGKQLSSPETKNAHQNESKQDKPSKEKQSILDKIQMILDFIRPLPEPFKKLIRRFHVTNLRIYIRVAEEDAAETAISYGRMWGIVSGCLAVCRNILKIELKSLRIEPDFWQQKPLTKISGQLNLRVYAALAFILRYLWLYLTQTIQKSQTEKGGVQNESTSNRGNVRHIHGKNQGND from the coding sequence ATGTGGAAAATAATTTTGCTTTGCGTTTTGCTGTTTCTCCTGCTATTATTGTCTATAAAGGTTTCTTTGTCGTTTTGGTTGGAAAATGAAGAGTACCAGGTTTCTTTAAAAATACTATTTTTTAAAAAGAAGCTGTTTTCCAGTGAGGATGAGGAGGAAGAACCTGCTTCATCAAATCAAGCGGAAACAGTTCAGAAAAAAAAGACGAGCTTTGCTGAAGAAGAAAGGAAGCCTTCTGATATAGGGCAAAGCAAGGATTCTTATGAAAGAAACAATAAGCAAAAAGGGAAACAGCTTTCCTCTCCTGAAACAAAAAATGCCCACCAGAATGAATCAAAACAAGACAAGCCCTCCAAAGAAAAGCAGTCTATTTTGGATAAAATTCAGATGATATTGGATTTTATTCGCCCATTGCCAGAGCCGTTCAAAAAGTTGATCCGCAGGTTCCATGTGACAAATTTACGGATTTATATTCGGGTAGCAGAAGAGGATGCGGCGGAGACTGCAATTTCTTACGGAAGAATGTGGGGTATCGTCAGTGGCTGTCTGGCTGTATGCAGAAACATATTAAAAATTGAGTTAAAATCGTTACGGATAGAACCAGATTTTTGGCAGCAAAAACCGTTGACAAAGATCAGTGGACAATTAAATTTGCGTGTATATGCAGCTTTGGCGTTTATTTTACGCTATTTATGGCTATATTTAACACAAACAATACAAAAATCACAAACAGAAAAAGGCGGTGTTCA
- the scpB gene encoding SMC-Scp complex subunit ScpB, whose protein sequence is MEQYIQTHMVSYQARIEAILFAYGDPMPVSKLAEILGIDKAACWQQMEELQKQYQRKNRGIELIQMDDHVQLCTKKAFAQEIKKAIAVKRDLPLSPVSMEVLAIIAYNQPVTKGFIEQVRGVNSGQIVNNLVEKGLVEEAGRLDLPGRPISYRTTDVFLRTFDLKTLDDLPAVKQLEETVEQE, encoded by the coding sequence ATGGAACAATATATTCAAACACATATGGTAAGTTATCAGGCAAGGATAGAGGCAATTCTATTTGCCTATGGGGACCCAATGCCAGTTTCCAAGTTGGCCGAAATTTTGGGGATTGATAAGGCTGCCTGTTGGCAGCAGATGGAAGAGCTGCAAAAGCAATATCAGCGAAAAAACCGTGGCATTGAATTAATACAGATGGATGACCATGTTCAATTGTGTACCAAAAAAGCGTTTGCTCAAGAGATTAAAAAGGCAATTGCGGTGAAAAGGGATTTGCCACTTTCTCCGGTTTCTATGGAAGTTTTGGCTATTATTGCCTATAATCAGCCAGTAACCAAGGGATTTATTGAGCAGGTTCGTGGTGTAAATAGCGGGCAGATTGTCAATAATTTAGTGGAAAAGGGTCTGGTAGAAGAAGCAGGACGCCTTGATCTTCCTGGGCGGCCGATTTCTTATCGGACAACCGATGTGTTTTTACGGACATTTGATTTGAAAACGTTGGATGATCTTCCAGCTGTAAAACAACTGGAAGAAACAGTAGAACAGGAGTAA